In the Silene latifolia isolate original U9 population chromosome 1, ASM4854445v1, whole genome shotgun sequence genome, tagtctgtctaactttaatccaagagtgtaactttagtcattgagagggtaatcttaatagagataagtgtaattttaatgagaaaaaagtgtaattttaatgaaaaaaaggtgtaattttaaagtaaaaaagtgtaattttaaaagaaaaaatgtaattctaacagagaaggtgtaattttaaaggaaaaaagtataattttaacagaaaaagtgtaattttaacagaataaaagtgtaattttaacagaaaatagtgtaattttaaagaaaaaagtgtaattttaacgaatgaaaaaaaagtgttattttaaaggaaaaaagtgtaattttaaaggaaaaaagggtaattttaacgagaaaaagtataattttaacggataTGAATAAGGCGAGATTtgtaaaatataaaacaagaaaATATAATAATAAGGCGAGATTTTAAATACCAAATATAAAATTATAACCtagcaaaaaaaataataaaaaccaaaacaccGAAATAAAAACCAAAATACTAAATCTAAAATATAGTATAACATCCACaacattaaaataataaaataaccaaaataaaaaccaacaatactagatctaaaataataaaaaaccgaaaaaaaccaaaataagaacaaaacaaaaatcaaataaaTGGTGCATAACGGTAGTATTGGGGTTGATTGTGGTTGTTGGTTATACTATATCCGCAAATAAAAAACAATCGTCACATAAAACAATCAAAAACGTCACATAAAACAATCAAAAACAATGAGATttacaacaaccgtcacaaaaaAACGACCAAACAACgaccgacaccaccaccacctcctctcGGATCTGCAACAACCGTTCTCACCTGCCACGACCATTGTTGCAGAGGTGTCGGGGGTGTGCGGCAGAGGCGGCGTGGGGGAGAGGAGAAGGGAGTTCGTGAGTGGAGGCGGGTTGTGGTCGTGGGTCGGTTGTGTCGGCTGGTTTGTGGTCGTGGGTGGGTGTGGCGACAGTGGGTGAGTCGTGGGTGGATGTGCGTGATGGGGCACAACCACGGCCGTGGAGTGAGTGGGCTGGTGGTGGGGGGGTCGTGGTCGTGGGGTTCAGTGGTGGGTGGCTGCATCATTGTTGTGGGGTGATAGGGCTGGtggtttttttggttttgttttgtttttgattgttattttgggttttttttgagtaattattttgggttttttttttcagattttatttatttattttattttattatttttttttgaggaaaaagCCAAAGGCCTATTTCATTAAAGATAAATCGAACAGTACAACTGAGTTCGCAGTCGGCGGCAGATTATCGGACCATTCCACTCGACCGGACTCACTAACTAACAAGACATGAGCTAACGCATGAGCAACCGTATTGTTTTTCCTACTAGTATGCGACCAAGAAACTGAAGAAAAAGAAGAACATAAAAACACAATATCGTCTAAGACTAAATGAAATAAACTCCTGCAATGTTTATAGTTCCGAAGAGCATCGATGACTTGTAAACAATCGCTTTCAACCACAAGCTTGTCGTGTCCCTTTCGAGCCGCCTCCTTCAACCCTTCGAGAATTGCCACCGCTTCCGCCATATGAGGTTCCAAGCATTGTGCCTGCAAAATAGACAGCCCCCATTCGACCCGTCCCCCATCGCTACGGCGACCACCACACCAAAGCCAACCCCTACACCACGTCATAATCCCCGCATCAACGTTCTTCGCCTTCATCGAAGCCTCCTCCACGTCTTGCCACCTCTGCCTATCCCCGCCCCCTCATTCTGTTTATTCTTCACTCCCTGCCTACCATCTTTTCCACCATACCCTCCGCTAGCTATCTCATCCAAAACATCGCAGCTCCTTTGCAACACTCTCCGTGGATTCACCTCTCTCCCTTCGAATAAAGCTTTGTTTCGACATTCCCATATGGCCCAACACCCAACCATAAATTTCCCATGCTCCAAACCACCCAACTCTCTCCACCTCGCCTCCACCCAATCCCGCAATCGACCaccctcttcctcctcctcactCGCCAAACCCAAGCCCTCCCAAACCCAGTTAGCAACCCAGCAATCTTTAAAATGATGGAGACTCGATTCAAGACAAGAATTACATAAAGAACACAAAAAGTTCTCACCTCGAACTTGGGAAGCAATGTTCGCGCCTGTAGCTAAAGCCTCGCTGCACAGCTGCCAAAAGAATAGCTTGACTCGGGGCCACACCGGGATCTTCCATAACCGATTCCATAGCCATTTCTCCCTCTCCCATTCCGACATATCACCATAATCCACGGACATCCTGGCACCAACAATCAATTTATAAGCCGTCCTTACGGAATAAACCCCATCACGTTCAGGCTCCCAAAACCACAAGTCACGAGTCCTATTCTCTCCTAGCCGAATGTTCCCAACTCTCTCCCTTTCAAAAGGCAGAAAAATCTCATTCACCAGCTCCATATTCTAGGTCTTGCCATCGTCATTTAAAAGCTCCGACACTTTCATCTCTTCCCTACCCTGCCTGGCACGGTGATAGCACTCTCCCTGATTGCGTGCCCGGTATCCATGCATTCCTCCAAACGCTAGTCTCTAGCCCATCCCCAATACGCCTTCTTAACCCACATTCCATGACCTTCCTAGCCTCAATAATCCCTCGCCACGTATAACTGGGATTATGTCCCAATTCAGCCGTGAGTATGGAGCCGTTGGGATAGTACTTCGCTCTCATCATTCGCGCCCATAAACACTCGGGGTCCGTTAATAATTGCCAGACTTGTTTTCCTAGCAACGCAAGGTTAAAGGACATAAAGTCCCGAAAACCCATGCCACCCATACACTTTGGTTGACACA is a window encoding:
- the LOC141650596 gene encoding uncharacterized protein LOC141650596, producing MELVNEIFLPFERERVGNIRLGENRTRDLWFWEPERDGVYSVRTAYKLIVGARMSVDYGDMSEWEREKWLWNRLWKIPVWPRVKLFFWQLCSEALATGANIASQVRGENFLCSLCNSCLESSLHHFKDCWVANWVWEGLGLASEEEEEGGRLRDWVEARWRELGGLEHGKFMVGCWAIWECRNKALFEGREVNPRRVLQRSCDVLDEIASGGYGGKDGRQGVKNKQNEGAGIGRGGKTWRRLR